The DNA region AGATTTTTACAGCGCAAGGCAAGGCATTGAATGCCGTAGCCAAAAAAACAGTAAAAGTATTGGTAGTTGGCAATCCAGCAAACACGAACGCCTACATCGCTATGAAGTCTGCACCAGATATTCCTGCGAAGAATTTCACAGCCATGTTGCGCTTGGATCACAACCGTGCTCTCTCACAATTGGCTAACAAGCTGAATAAGCCTGTTGCAGATATTGAGAAATTGGTTGTTTGGGGTAACCATAGCCCAACAATGTACCCAGACTATCGCTTTGCGACTATCGATGGTAAGTCTGTAAAAGACAGCATCAACGATGCAGCATGGAATAAAGATACTTTCATTCCTACAGTCGGTAAACGTGGCGCTGCCATTATTGAAGCGCGTGGCCTTTCTTCTGCAGCATCAGCAGCTAATGCGGCAATTGATCATGTGCGCGATTGGGTTCTGGGCACCAATGGTAAATGGGTCACTATGGGTATTGCATCCAAGGGCGAATACGGTATTCCCGCTGAAGTAATCTACGGTTATCCAGTAGTTTGCGAGAATGGTGAATACAAGATGGTGGAAGGTTTAGAAATTGATGAGTTCTCTCGCGAACGCATGAACCACACGCTCAATGAATTGCTTGAAGAGCAAGCTGGCGTTAAGCATCTCCTCTCATAAGGATTTATACATATGAAGCAAACCCTTCTCATCGCTAGCTTGCTTGCAGCCGGCCTTTTAGGTTCGGCCCCAGTCACTGCTAGCGAAGAAGTATCCACTTGGACTTGTAGCGAAAGTAAGCAATTTAAAACTTCAGGTACAACAGAAACGATTCGCCTCACTTGGGAATCCAAAACGTTTGACTTGAAGCGCGAAAATTCCCTACCAGGAAGCTTGCGTTATAAAAATGCCGCTACTGGACACGATCTTGTAGTGTTGGGTAATAAGGCCATGCTCTTCAATATTAAGT from Polynucleobacter sp. AP-Elch-400A-B2 includes:
- a CDS encoding malate dehydrogenase — protein: MAKAPMRVAVTGAAGQIGYSLLFRIANGDLLGKDQPVILQLLEIPDEKAQKALAGVMMELEDCAFPLLAGMTAHSDPMTAFKDIDVALLVGARPRGPGMERKDLLSANAQIFTAQGKALNAVAKKTVKVLVVGNPANTNAYIAMKSAPDIPAKNFTAMLRLDHNRALSQLANKLNKPVADIEKLVVWGNHSPTMYPDYRFATIDGKSVKDSINDAAWNKDTFIPTVGKRGAAIIEARGLSSAASAANAAIDHVRDWVLGTNGKWVTMGIASKGEYGIPAEVIYGYPVVCENGEYKMVEGLEIDEFSRERMNHTLNELLEEQAGVKHLLS